The Caulifigura coniformis genome includes a region encoding these proteins:
- a CDS encoding serine/threonine-protein kinase, whose translation MDVATRYKLLEKIGAGSFATVFRAQDQELGREVAVKQIHAQFLAETALFERYWKEATLLASFQHPHIVTIYDVVRAQGWLVLELMQANLRDRLQGRPMDVKAVQTTLTQGLRALSALHSRGLVHGDIKPSNLMIDHRKRVKVGDFGLARRVSHDDGSVIRGTAKYMAPETLSQDFGDVGPQSDLYSLGFTAYELMCGSKFETLFPGLDAFGRDRQAAWMMWHAALDRKLPEPGKALEGVPPALARVIGRLVEKDPKKRYETADQALADLGAAPAEPMTRTADSGSARKSPGDRPKSRGLVIALFCASMAASLAMLFWTPGQSPPPGPGQTPGSGIVRSVDPESNTIEFVDPTTGQPEELVVAEKTPIRLRSEGNDELVLLKRLQKGDWIRTATEEGRLRIDVSRPVTQTGRIAAIDPLASKITVMIDGARQRERVTLTVPASVSPLLNDEKVTLRDLAVDDGVMVDHLLDPAGKQGQIASGLRAMRTIRSSGTVIDFDPSTSMLSVSSGVANEGPLKLRLVPSSELKFDDDSPATVADLKPGQAVDITRHRVITSIVIPRDVPQVTGTLVGIDPATRSLRIQSSGAESEVKLADDARLTLNDAPATLDELRSNSDQVTVLSPAGNMAARTVRVVRGPRYDRAVVAIEASTNQDRSLPVIENAGKARALQTAAIQRYATPPEWAVHLTEPTREEVLSSLRQRLEGLRASSQAIVSITAQAFLVDESPVLAFADYRPNEAGSTGVPLADVLALIDAAPPSLKVVFLDVVHPRPGLEDVPPSAEALMKNVPKTKTTTVLIAPPETGAANATDMGSLVVQGLRGAADADRDLAITPAEWIEYLTKGATPTGVTVWPQ comes from the coding sequence GTGGACGTTGCAACCCGTTACAAGCTGCTTGAGAAGATCGGCGCCGGCAGCTTTGCCACGGTTTTTCGCGCTCAGGATCAGGAACTCGGCCGCGAGGTGGCCGTCAAGCAGATCCACGCCCAGTTCCTCGCGGAAACCGCCCTCTTCGAACGCTACTGGAAGGAAGCGACGCTTCTCGCCTCCTTCCAGCATCCGCATATCGTCACGATCTACGATGTCGTCCGCGCGCAGGGCTGGCTCGTCCTGGAGTTGATGCAGGCCAATCTGCGCGACCGTCTGCAGGGTCGTCCCATGGACGTCAAAGCCGTGCAGACCACGCTCACCCAGGGCCTCCGGGCCCTGAGCGCCCTCCACTCCCGAGGGCTCGTCCACGGAGACATCAAGCCCTCGAACCTGATGATCGATCATCGCAAGCGGGTCAAAGTCGGCGACTTCGGCCTCGCGCGCCGCGTCAGCCACGACGATGGCAGCGTCATCCGCGGCACGGCGAAGTACATGGCCCCCGAAACCCTGTCCCAGGATTTCGGGGACGTCGGACCGCAAAGCGATCTCTACTCCCTCGGATTCACCGCCTACGAACTGATGTGCGGGTCGAAGTTCGAGACGCTCTTCCCGGGCCTCGATGCGTTCGGCCGCGACCGGCAGGCGGCCTGGATGATGTGGCATGCGGCGCTCGACCGGAAACTGCCCGAGCCGGGGAAGGCGCTGGAAGGCGTTCCGCCGGCCCTCGCCAGGGTGATCGGCCGGCTCGTCGAGAAAGACCCGAAAAAGAGATACGAGACCGCCGATCAGGCCCTCGCCGACCTCGGAGCGGCCCCGGCCGAACCGATGACCCGCACCGCCGATTCCGGCTCCGCGAGAAAATCGCCCGGAGACCGCCCGAAATCCCGCGGCCTGGTGATCGCCCTGTTCTGCGCCTCGATGGCCGCCTCCCTGGCAATGCTGTTCTGGACGCCCGGACAGTCCCCGCCACCAGGCCCCGGCCAGACTCCCGGAAGCGGCATCGTCCGCAGCGTCGATCCAGAGTCGAACACCATCGAATTCGTCGACCCAACCACCGGACAGCCCGAAGAACTCGTCGTCGCCGAGAAAACTCCCATTCGTCTCCGGTCAGAAGGCAATGACGAACTCGTGCTCCTGAAGCGCCTCCAGAAAGGGGACTGGATTCGCACCGCGACGGAGGAAGGCCGCCTCCGTATCGATGTCTCGCGGCCCGTCACCCAGACGGGACGCATCGCCGCCATCGATCCCCTGGCCTCGAAGATCACCGTGATGATCGATGGAGCCCGCCAGCGGGAACGTGTCACGCTCACAGTTCCGGCCAGCGTGTCGCCGCTGCTGAACGATGAAAAAGTCACCCTCCGCGACCTCGCCGTCGATGATGGAGTCATGGTCGACCACCTGCTCGACCCGGCCGGAAAACAGGGCCAGATCGCCAGCGGCCTGCGGGCGATGCGAACGATCCGCAGCTCAGGCACGGTGATCGACTTCGACCCATCAACCTCCATGCTGTCGGTCTCCTCCGGAGTCGCGAATGAGGGACCGTTGAAACTCCGGCTGGTGCCCAGCTCGGAACTGAAATTCGATGACGACTCGCCCGCGACCGTCGCCGATCTCAAGCCGGGCCAGGCTGTCGACATCACGCGTCACCGCGTCATCACATCGATCGTCATCCCGCGCGACGTCCCGCAAGTCACCGGAACACTCGTGGGGATCGACCCCGCCACCCGCTCGTTGCGCATTCAGTCGTCGGGCGCCGAATCGGAAGTGAAACTGGCGGACGATGCGCGCCTCACCCTGAACGATGCTCCCGCGACTCTCGACGAACTCCGGAGCAACAGCGATCAGGTGACCGTCTTATCCCCGGCCGGCAACATGGCCGCCCGAACGGTTCGTGTCGTCCGCGGACCGCGCTACGACCGTGCCGTGGTCGCGATCGAGGCCAGCACGAATCAGGACCGATCGCTCCCCGTCATCGAGAACGCTGGCAAGGCCCGTGCCCTGCAAACCGCCGCCATCCAGCGCTATGCGACGCCGCCGGAATGGGCCGTCCACCTTACGGAACCGACGCGGGAGGAAGTCCTCTCCTCGCTCAGGCAGCGGCTCGAAGGCCTGCGCGCCAGCAGTCAGGCGATCGTGTCGATCACCGCGCAGGCCTTCCTGGTCGATGAATCGCCTGTCCTCGCATTCGCCGACTATCGCCCCAACGAGGCCGGCTCCACCGGCGTCCCGCTGGCGGACGTACTGGCATTGATCGACGCAGCCCCGCCGTCCCTCAAAGTTGTCTTCCTGGACGTCGTCCACCCCCGTCCCGGCCTCGAGGACGTCCCGCCGTCGGCCGAAGCGCTGATGAAGAACGTCCCCAAGACGAAAACGACGACCGTCCTGATCGCCCCGCCGGAAACAGGGGCCGCGAACGCCACCGACATGGGCTCACTCGTCGTTCAGGGCCTGCGGGGCGCGGCCGACGCCGATCGCGACCTCGCCATCACTCCCGCGGAGTGGATCGAATACCTGACCAAGGGCGCGACTCCGACGGGCGTCACCGTCTGGCCGCAGTAG
- a CDS encoding peptidylprolyl isomerase, which translates to MAANRKAEVDAAVKDVDFSKKTYQVELDTTKGKILLDLWPDVAPGHCKNIIGLSKIGFYDGVTFHRVISGFMIQGGCPLGTGTGDAGYKLPQEFNDKAHTTGVLSMARAQHPDTAGSQFFICVADARFLDKQYTAFGKTANDESTKVALAIGAVKTGANDKPVEPVKINKATVIETAK; encoded by the coding sequence ATGGCTGCGAATCGCAAAGCTGAGGTCGATGCCGCTGTGAAGGACGTCGATTTCTCGAAGAAGACCTACCAGGTCGAACTCGACACGACCAAGGGCAAGATCCTGCTGGACCTGTGGCCCGACGTCGCGCCTGGCCACTGCAAGAACATCATCGGCCTGTCGAAGATCGGTTTCTACGACGGCGTGACGTTCCATCGCGTGATTTCGGGCTTCATGATCCAGGGGGGATGCCCGCTCGGAACGGGAACGGGCGACGCCGGGTACAAACTGCCGCAGGAATTCAACGACAAGGCGCATACGACGGGCGTGCTGTCGATGGCCCGGGCACAGCATCCCGATACGGCCGGTTCGCAGTTCTTCATCTGTGTCGCCGACGCCCGCTTCCTCGACAAGCAGTACACCGCGTTCGGCAAGACGGCCAACGACGAGAGCACCAAGGTCGCTCTCGCGATCGGAGCCGTGAAGACCGGCGCGAACGACAAGCCGGTTGAGCCGGTGAAGATCAACAAAGCCACCGTCATCGAGACGGCGAAGTAA
- a CDS encoding DUF1330 domain-containing protein, producing the protein MSAYAIFIKEKTVDPDELTVYAGKAGASLDGHPARVLAAYGGHVTLEGPDHEGVVIVEFPTLEAAKAWYESPAYREAREYRFRGAQYRAMIVEGL; encoded by the coding sequence ATGTCCGCCTACGCGATCTTCATCAAAGAGAAGACTGTCGATCCCGACGAACTGACCGTCTATGCGGGAAAAGCGGGAGCTTCCCTCGACGGGCATCCGGCCAGAGTGCTGGCCGCTTATGGCGGTCACGTGACGCTGGAAGGGCCGGACCACGAGGGGGTGGTCATCGTCGAGTTTCCGACTCTCGAGGCGGCGAAAGCATGGTATGAAAGTCCGGCGTATCGCGAAGCACGGGAATACCGGTTCCGCGGCGCGCAGTATCGGGCGATGATCGTAGAAGGTCTCTGA
- a CDS encoding acyltransferase has product MGSGSGNQVTFGDGCIGRPAISFTGQGNAVTIGRGVTLSDLHVIVTGDGNRITIGDGCDAGQGSYFVCEGSNCALTIGEGSTFVAVQLAVTEDGSSLVIGKDCMFAYDIEVRTGDSHGIRCAETGRRLNAARDVTIGDHVWVAAHALVLKGVSIAAGCVVATGAVVTKSVEEGGVVVGGNPAQVLRRGIVWTRSRD; this is encoded by the coding sequence ATGGGCTCAGGTTCTGGAAACCAGGTGACGTTCGGGGACGGCTGCATCGGCCGGCCGGCGATTTCCTTCACCGGCCAGGGCAACGCCGTGACGATTGGTCGGGGCGTGACGCTGTCCGACCTGCATGTCATCGTGACGGGCGACGGCAACCGGATCACGATCGGCGATGGGTGCGACGCCGGGCAGGGGAGCTACTTCGTCTGCGAGGGAAGCAACTGCGCGCTGACCATCGGCGAGGGGAGCACGTTCGTGGCTGTGCAACTGGCGGTCACCGAGGATGGGTCTTCGCTGGTGATCGGGAAGGACTGCATGTTCGCATACGACATCGAAGTGCGGACGGGCGACTCGCACGGTATCCGCTGCGCGGAGACAGGCCGGCGGCTGAACGCGGCCCGTGATGTGACGATCGGCGACCACGTATGGGTCGCGGCGCACGCCCTCGTTCTGAAGGGGGTGTCGATCGCGGCCGGTTGCGTGGTGGCGACGGGGGCCGTCGTGACCAAGAGCGTCGAGGAGGGGGGAGTGGTTGTGGGAGGGAATCCGGCGCAGGTTCTTCGGCGCGGGATTGTGTGGACGCGATCCCGGGATTGA
- a CDS encoding HD domain-containing phosphohydrolase translates to MIPAKSDRNQELTLEIMLVLVTAAIACLLYYTEAMKIVVLNLFYLPIVMAGFFLGRYRAGVLALLAVVTATIVICIDFTGFGTMNSPLSIGLSVTLWGSVLGLTALLVGTLCDDRDARRVEAHEAQVGVVEVLSRYLQSANPVLESRAKRVASLSEEVARKMRLSAKEIDDIRVAALLIDMENIEITARVIRKAVGAMEDDSMSKQRTFHGTELVQSLGTVLTGAFPLLLNTTEEAAAAEGHSIPFGARIIRTVRAYETLESDPWQHGDRTPESFLDELQSGIDSDHHPAVLHALRLVVTGRDSAQVAAGNPAG, encoded by the coding sequence ATGATCCCCGCGAAATCCGACCGCAACCAGGAATTGACCCTGGAGATCATGCTGGTCCTGGTGACTGCCGCCATCGCCTGCCTCCTGTATTACACAGAGGCGATGAAGATCGTCGTCCTGAACCTCTTCTATCTCCCGATCGTGATGGCCGGCTTCTTCCTCGGCCGCTACCGGGCCGGCGTCCTCGCGCTCCTCGCTGTCGTCACCGCCACCATCGTCATCTGCATCGACTTCACCGGGTTCGGCACGATGAACTCCCCCCTCTCCATCGGCCTGTCCGTCACGCTGTGGGGATCGGTGCTCGGGCTGACCGCGCTGCTCGTCGGAACCCTTTGTGACGACCGCGACGCCCGCCGCGTCGAAGCCCATGAGGCCCAGGTCGGAGTCGTCGAAGTCCTCTCCCGCTACCTTCAGAGCGCCAATCCGGTCCTGGAAAGCCGCGCCAAGCGTGTCGCCTCCCTCTCCGAAGAAGTCGCCCGCAAGATGCGGCTCTCGGCCAAAGAGATCGACGACATCCGCGTGGCCGCCCTCCTGATCGACATGGAGAACATCGAGATCACCGCCCGCGTTATCCGCAAAGCCGTCGGCGCCATGGAAGACGACTCCATGTCCAAACAACGCACGTTCCACGGCACCGAACTCGTGCAGTCGCTCGGGACCGTGCTGACGGGCGCCTTTCCCCTGCTCCTGAACACCACCGAAGAAGCCGCGGCCGCGGAAGGACACTCGATCCCCTTCGGAGCGCGCATCATCCGCACCGTGCGCGCCTATGAAACATTGGAAAGCGATCCCTGGCAGCACGGCGATCGCACCCCGGAATCGTTCCTCGACGAACTGCAGTCCGGCATCGACAGCGACCACCACCCGGCCGTGCTGCACGCCCTCCGTCTCGTCGTCACCGGCCGCGACTCCGCGCAGGTGGCGGCTGGAAACCCGGCTGGCTGA
- a CDS encoding HD-GYP domain-containing protein, with amino-acid sequence MRPRRLQIAILCATQAACLAAGLFLQNRLLVAVESPSGAVPAVHSQEWNLVFPLTFLWIAGTQAVVAWLLLQRMFGLHSLKEQQSQEENLRTARELVRTRDAVIFGLAKLAESRDPDTGHHLERIALYSTRIAQALRRHPKYRDVVTSQFVRTIGISSALHDIGKVGVEDAILLKPGSLTEAERHRIQVHAALGGDCIRQIERRLGNSTFLSMAREIALYHHERWDGQGYPHGLKGEDIPLAARIVSIADVYDALSVKRVYKEALPHEICVDKIRREASRQFDPELVEVFLSIEPQIAEIADRLKGQPREQLDLTEMFDLANRTPLRMSPEQELVLEKTIAEELFPPQNLMPAGK; translated from the coding sequence ATGAGACCGCGAAGACTGCAAATCGCGATTCTGTGCGCCACGCAGGCGGCCTGCCTCGCCGCCGGCCTGTTCCTTCAGAACCGCCTCCTGGTCGCCGTCGAATCTCCCTCCGGCGCAGTCCCCGCCGTTCACTCCCAGGAATGGAACCTGGTTTTTCCCCTCACCTTCCTGTGGATCGCAGGAACCCAGGCCGTCGTCGCCTGGCTGCTCCTCCAACGCATGTTCGGCCTGCACTCGCTGAAAGAGCAGCAGTCGCAGGAGGAGAACCTCCGCACGGCCCGCGAGCTTGTCCGCACCCGCGACGCCGTCATCTTCGGCCTAGCCAAGCTGGCCGAATCACGCGATCCCGACACCGGTCACCATCTCGAGCGCATCGCGCTCTATTCCACGCGCATCGCCCAGGCGCTGCGCCGTCATCCGAAATATCGCGATGTCGTCACGTCGCAGTTCGTGCGGACGATCGGCATCAGCTCCGCACTGCACGACATCGGCAAAGTCGGCGTCGAAGACGCCATCCTCCTCAAGCCCGGCAGCCTGACCGAGGCCGAACGACACCGCATCCAGGTCCACGCAGCCCTCGGGGGAGACTGCATCCGCCAGATCGAACGGCGGCTCGGCAACTCGACATTCCTGAGCATGGCCCGCGAGATCGCCCTCTATCACCACGAACGCTGGGACGGCCAGGGCTATCCGCACGGACTCAAGGGGGAAGATATCCCGCTCGCCGCACGCATCGTGTCCATCGCCGACGTCTACGACGCCCTGTCCGTGAAGCGTGTCTACAAGGAAGCCCTGCCGCACGAGATCTGCGTCGACAAGATTCGGCGTGAGGCCTCCCGGCAGTTCGATCCCGAACTCGTCGAAGTGTTCCTTTCGATCGAACCGCAGATCGCCGAGATCGCCGATCGCCTCAAGGGACAGCCGCGTGAGCAGCTCGACCTCACGGAGATGTTCGACCTGGCCAACCGCACCCCGCTGAGAATGTCGCCCGAGCAGGAACTCGTCCTCGAGAAAACGATTGCTGAAGAACTGTTCCCGCCCCAGAACCTGATGCCCGCCGGCAAGTGA
- a CDS encoding YbaY family lipoprotein produces MTLKTCWSMLAAAAVSTLVASPAQAVDPNLGSGVGNPYGIAPYNYNGTTAPVAYDRYGNIISGTPVDGVQSLTIPTRIAMPNYTVGGNVPVSPISTIGSDLRLNPGLLPPTSQQQPRWKLGVYSKDTDTGVRIIQIVNGSAAHRAGLEANDLIISVGGYQVGYVNGQLYDCATEFERSANEQGWVSMLVMDSRSGRLRNLPVQLESRYSRLTGSIVLNGGGQLPPGSYAVVELQEILRPGMPPVVLNQCRVDNPTGYQIPFALNFDPQQVDTRRTYVLTGRVMASNQTIYAPRNTVQVLAPNMPQNVQLAFDRVGGGGVIGPYAQNAQLAQILALYEQYLYRQPTYQERAVWEADLARGTSLNEVKASIFGQNQFFNDCDRDERVYINRLHEINLNRPARPEELAYWMDVYNQRNGVRALVAQDFLNAIGGQATGRAN; encoded by the coding sequence ATGACTCTGAAGACTTGCTGGAGCATGCTCGCGGCCGCGGCCGTCAGCACGCTGGTTGCTTCGCCCGCCCAGGCCGTCGACCCCAACCTGGGGTCCGGCGTCGGCAATCCCTACGGCATCGCGCCCTACAACTACAACGGCACGACCGCCCCGGTCGCTTATGACCGCTATGGCAACATCATCAGCGGCACCCCGGTCGACGGCGTCCAGTCGCTGACCATCCCGACGCGGATCGCCATGCCGAACTACACCGTCGGCGGCAACGTTCCCGTCTCCCCGATCAGCACGATCGGGTCCGACCTGCGGCTGAATCCGGGGCTCCTCCCGCCGACGTCGCAGCAGCAGCCCCGCTGGAAGCTCGGCGTCTACTCGAAAGACACCGACACCGGCGTCCGCATCATCCAGATCGTCAACGGCTCCGCCGCACATCGCGCCGGACTCGAAGCCAATGACCTCATCATCTCGGTCGGCGGCTACCAGGTCGGATACGTCAACGGACAGCTCTACGACTGCGCCACCGAATTCGAGCGTTCGGCCAACGAGCAAGGCTGGGTCTCGATGCTGGTGATGGACAGCCGGTCCGGCCGCCTCCGCAATCTGCCCGTGCAGCTCGAATCGCGTTACTCGCGTCTGACTGGTTCGATCGTCCTGAATGGCGGCGGACAGCTTCCGCCCGGCTCGTACGCCGTCGTCGAGCTGCAGGAAATCCTCCGCCCCGGCATGCCGCCGGTGGTGCTGAACCAGTGCCGCGTCGACAACCCGACCGGCTACCAGATTCCGTTCGCGCTCAACTTCGATCCCCAGCAGGTCGACACCCGGCGGACCTATGTCCTCACCGGTCGCGTGATGGCATCCAACCAGACGATCTACGCTCCGCGGAACACGGTCCAGGTGCTGGCCCCGAACATGCCGCAGAACGTGCAGCTCGCGTTTGACCGCGTCGGCGGCGGTGGCGTCATCGGCCCCTACGCCCAGAACGCTCAGCTCGCACAGATCCTCGCTCTCTACGAGCAGTACCTGTACCGCCAGCCCACCTACCAGGAACGCGCCGTCTGGGAAGCCGACCTCGCCCGCGGCACCAGCCTGAACGAGGTGAAAGCCTCGATCTTCGGCCAGAATCAGTTCTTCAATGATTGCGACCGCGATGAGCGCGTCTACATCAACCGGCTCCACGAGATTAATCTCAACCGGCCGGCCCGGCCTGAAGAACTCGCCTACTGGATGGACGTTTACAACCAGCGGAACGGTGTTCGTGCGCTCGTCGCCCAGGACTTCCTGAACGCCATCGGCGGTCAGGCGACTGGCCGAGCCAACTGA
- a CDS encoding substrate-binding domain-containing protein: MKKFLAWIGTATLVLGIAADSARAQAPMVDSHLPAYRPVSALNGEITIAGSDAMMQLAGVWVQQFSAFYPNVKFNLVSASSTRSVEAVRDKQAHFALMSREVLPEEKADFKKVTGHDPTIVISSMERIAVLVNANSPVESLTLTQLDSIFSATRKRGGEAAANWSALGTQLNAPVKVIIRDEPTGAPATFRQVVMAGEEFRTDAAKMDSYINVAKAVAADPGAISFAGNMYILRGTKAIAVSIADGQKAIGVDSPEADAGMYPLVRPQHMLVNYNPKSPPSEAEKEFYKFIFSTMGQEGVVKSGFQPVTSAPARVALEAVGLNSLN; encoded by the coding sequence ATGAAGAAGTTCCTGGCATGGATCGGCACGGCCACACTCGTGCTCGGCATCGCCGCCGACAGCGCCCGCGCGCAAGCCCCGATGGTCGACAGCCACCTGCCGGCCTATCGCCCGGTCAGCGCCCTCAACGGCGAAATCACCATCGCCGGCTCGGACGCGATGATGCAGCTGGCTGGCGTCTGGGTGCAGCAGTTCAGCGCATTCTATCCCAACGTGAAGTTCAATCTCGTTTCGGCCAGCTCCACCCGCTCGGTCGAAGCCGTCCGCGACAAGCAGGCCCATTTCGCGCTCATGAGCCGGGAAGTCCTTCCCGAAGAGAAGGCCGATTTCAAGAAGGTCACCGGCCACGATCCGACCATCGTCATCTCGAGCATGGAACGCATCGCCGTCCTCGTGAACGCCAACAGCCCGGTGGAATCGCTGACCCTGACCCAGCTGGACTCCATCTTCTCTGCCACGCGGAAGCGCGGCGGAGAGGCCGCGGCCAACTGGTCGGCCCTCGGCACGCAGCTGAACGCTCCGGTGAAGGTCATTATTCGCGATGAGCCGACCGGCGCCCCAGCGACCTTCCGCCAGGTTGTCATGGCCGGTGAAGAGTTCCGGACCGACGCCGCCAAGATGGACTCGTACATCAACGTCGCCAAGGCCGTCGCCGCCGATCCGGGCGCGATCAGCTTCGCCGGCAACATGTACATCCTGCGGGGAACCAAGGCGATCGCCGTCTCGATCGCGGACGGCCAGAAGGCGATCGGAGTCGATTCTCCGGAAGCCGACGCCGGCATGTATCCCCTCGTCCGCCCGCAGCACATGCTGGTGAACTACAATCCCAAATCGCCTCCTTCGGAAGCGGAGAAAGAGTTCTACAAGTTCATCTTCAGCACCATGGGTCAGGAAGGCGTCGTGAAGTCCGGCTTCCAGCCGGTGACGTCCGCTCCGGCACGCGTCGCTCTCGAGGCCGTCGGCCTCAACTCGCTGAACTGA
- a CDS encoding L,D-transpeptidase family protein, protein MRRTTHRTLLQSFRFWFVLLSVFALAAAWKLDLFGNRHRAEKKVASETLPDVDEDLESVEMLSDVSKGVTSSAPEPIDLGDVSPAPLPPREAARPRNSAPLAKMPAVTPRPAEPRNPFGPANPEFVAMDESQAGPVERAVVEETRDLRASGGARPFERTELRRTASLEPSPPDLTTPRPLSSEIAARREPAATFTTDNRVQRASNSQGDDRVPGVERATASSPPKPKFELPADSKVDLASIQKLIGDGDDIEAHRLMSEWYWKEPQSRPAFMDVLEQSARKIYLQAHPHYMDPHVVQQGQMLSTIAKEYGVPWQYLARLNRTDARRIKPGQKLKVIKGPFSAVVDLSDFELTIHAHGYFVKRYQVGIGKDNSSPYGNFKVQNKLTDPTYYGPTKIIEHDDPENPLGEYWISIGDSFGIHGTIHPDSIGKAESEGCIRLRDEDIAEVYDFLSEGSDVTIRP, encoded by the coding sequence ATGCGTCGCACGACTCATCGAACGCTTCTGCAATCGTTCCGTTTCTGGTTCGTACTGCTGTCGGTGTTTGCGCTTGCGGCCGCCTGGAAGCTCGACCTGTTCGGCAACCGTCATCGCGCGGAGAAGAAGGTTGCGTCCGAGACGCTTCCGGACGTCGACGAGGATCTCGAATCGGTCGAGATGCTCAGTGACGTTTCGAAAGGCGTGACGTCTTCGGCCCCGGAGCCGATCGATCTGGGCGACGTGTCCCCGGCGCCGCTTCCTCCGCGTGAGGCTGCCCGCCCCCGGAATTCCGCTCCCCTGGCGAAGATGCCCGCGGTCACTCCGCGTCCGGCCGAGCCCCGCAACCCGTTCGGGCCGGCCAATCCCGAATTCGTGGCGATGGACGAGTCGCAGGCAGGGCCGGTTGAACGAGCCGTCGTCGAAGAGACCCGCGATTTGCGGGCCTCGGGCGGCGCCCGTCCGTTCGAGCGAACGGAACTTCGACGAACCGCGAGCCTGGAGCCTTCTCCGCCCGACCTGACGACTCCGCGTCCCCTGTCTTCGGAAATCGCCGCCCGCCGCGAGCCTGCGGCCACGTTCACGACCGACAACCGGGTCCAGCGGGCGAGTAATTCCCAGGGTGACGACCGCGTCCCGGGTGTCGAGCGGGCAACGGCCTCCTCTCCGCCGAAGCCGAAGTTCGAGTTGCCGGCCGACTCGAAGGTCGACCTCGCGTCGATCCAGAAGCTGATTGGGGATGGCGACGACATCGAGGCCCATCGGCTGATGTCGGAATGGTACTGGAAAGAGCCGCAGTCGCGTCCCGCGTTCATGGATGTTCTGGAGCAGTCGGCCCGGAAGATCTATCTGCAGGCGCATCCGCACTATATGGACCCGCACGTTGTGCAGCAGGGACAGATGCTGTCGACGATCGCAAAAGAGTACGGGGTTCCCTGGCAGTACCTTGCCAGGCTCAATCGCACGGATGCCCGCCGTATCAAGCCGGGCCAGAAGCTGAAGGTGATCAAAGGGCCGTTCTCGGCCGTCGTGGATTTGAGCGATTTCGAACTGACGATCCACGCACACGGCTATTTCGTGAAGCGCTACCAGGTCGGCATCGGCAAGGACAATTCGTCGCCGTATGGGAATTTCAAGGTCCAGAACAAGCTGACTGACCCGACGTACTACGGGCCGACGAAGATCATCGAGCATGATGATCCCGAGAACCCGCTGGGCGAATACTGGATCAGCATCGGAGACAGCTTCGGCATCCACGGAACGATCCATCCTGATTCGATCGGGAAGGCCGAGTCGGAAGGCTGCATCCGTCTGCGGGACGAAGACATCGCGGAGGTTTACGACTTCCTGTCGGAAGGTTCGGACGTGACGATCCGACCGTGA
- a CDS encoding DUF6793 family protein, with product MPLYEIETNAHIMIGWAASQEGAHAIANEHYPAEEITRITKRPRDIWVISKKLLGIESAEEPCDTARDCLSKAHGDKLHAIRLFMHETGSDLHQSQKAIETNMSLGW from the coding sequence ATGCCGCTGTACGAGATCGAAACAAACGCACATATCATGATCGGGTGGGCAGCGTCCCAGGAAGGCGCCCACGCGATCGCCAATGAGCACTATCCGGCGGAAGAAATTACTCGGATCACCAAGCGGCCTCGCGACATCTGGGTGATCTCCAAGAAGCTCCTGGGAATCGAGTCTGCGGAAGAGCCCTGTGACACGGCGCGCGACTGCCTGTCGAAAGCCCACGGGGACAAACTGCACGCGATCCGGCTGTTCATGCACGAGACGGGCTCGGACCTGCATCAGTCGCAGAAGGCGATCGAAACGAACATGTCGCTGGGCTGGTAG
- a CDS encoding response regulator — protein MQRDTVGRPMEILLVEDSLAAARLTIGALSRSNVQHRLTWLRDGSEALSFLRQDGRFSRAPQPDVVLLDLLLPDVNGREILGEIRGSEKFASIAVVVMTSATEGRDVLLPEPLRVDGYLQKPFEVDEFLKLIRTLKDLWAADMILPDDEAGG, from the coding sequence ATGCAGCGCGACACTGTCGGCCGCCCCATGGAGATCCTGCTCGTCGAGGACAGCCTTGCTGCCGCACGGCTGACCATCGGCGCGCTCAGCCGGAGCAACGTCCAGCACCGCCTCACCTGGCTGCGGGACGGCTCCGAGGCGCTGTCGTTTCTCAGGCAGGATGGCCGCTTCTCACGCGCCCCCCAGCCGGACGTTGTCCTGCTCGACCTCCTGCTTCCTGATGTCAACGGACGCGAGATCCTGGGAGAAATCCGCGGGAGCGAGAAGTTCGCCTCCATTGCGGTCGTCGTCATGACGTCCGCCACCGAAGGACGCGACGTGCTCCTGCCGGAGCCGTTACGGGTCGACGGCTATCTGCAGAAGCCGTTCGAGGTCGACGAGTTCCTCAAGCTGATCCGCACCCTGAAAGACCTCTGGGCCGCGGATATGATCCTGCCGGATGATGAAGCGGGCGGCTGA